A genomic stretch from Frigoribacterium sp. PvP032 includes:
- a CDS encoding GAF domain-containing protein, whose translation MTRTVDHDNTGTPGARTSADAATGGGVATVHQHGYERLRPVMKLWYLWWLSRSRHVLSPRDEPTARTSARDADTVLIVGNGPAHGWGVSTHDQALVGQLSRASSEATGRPCSVDYVGDEMMSIESSRAWIRDTDLGLYDTVVVLVGLNDAVRLTPLDVWERELRLLVSTIARRSHPTARTVLIGVPPVRSAKAFDNLLGCVAEQHGERMNALTELVAGESGLEYFRLPAGLRRPDSPHGCAEGYRRWAQTIAHRIAPTLDRVHQGQLDERLPRHLPQRSFEWSGGERLVEQAATGGSDALKDLAKEAEAEFGVDVAVVSMLDGSKLWYAMNTELLPVSIPRELTFCDVTVAADDVVVVEDARKDERFADNPYLDLNHGYFYAGHPIHSSTGETIGTFCLHNTRPRKASSVSPEKLREFALRAEAELQSYEPAPAAPQPLTRRARREAEERAAAAAAGSIS comes from the coding sequence GTGACCAGGACGGTCGACCACGACAACACCGGCACACCCGGCGCCCGCACGAGCGCGGACGCAGCCACGGGCGGCGGCGTCGCCACCGTGCACCAGCACGGCTACGAGCGGCTGCGCCCGGTGATGAAGCTCTGGTACCTCTGGTGGCTCTCCCGGTCGCGCCACGTCCTGTCTCCTCGCGACGAGCCCACCGCCCGCACCTCGGCCCGCGACGCGGACACCGTCCTCATCGTCGGCAACGGCCCCGCGCACGGCTGGGGAGTCTCCACCCACGACCAGGCGCTCGTCGGCCAGCTGTCGCGCGCCTCCTCTGAGGCCACCGGTCGTCCGTGCTCGGTCGACTACGTGGGCGACGAGATGATGAGCATCGAGTCGTCGCGGGCCTGGATCCGCGACACCGACCTCGGCCTCTACGACACCGTCGTGGTGCTGGTCGGCCTGAACGACGCCGTCCGCCTGACGCCCCTTGACGTCTGGGAGCGCGAGCTGCGCCTCCTCGTCTCGACCATCGCCCGCCGCAGCCACCCGACCGCGCGCACGGTGCTGATCGGCGTGCCGCCGGTCCGCTCGGCGAAGGCGTTCGACAACCTGCTGGGCTGCGTCGCCGAGCAGCACGGCGAGCGCATGAACGCCCTCACCGAGCTGGTCGCGGGCGAGTCGGGCCTCGAGTACTTCCGCCTGCCCGCCGGCCTCCGCCGCCCCGACTCGCCGCACGGCTGCGCCGAGGGCTACCGCCGCTGGGCGCAGACCATCGCGCACCGCATCGCACCCACCCTCGACCGCGTGCACCAGGGCCAGCTCGACGAGCGCCTGCCGCGGCACCTGCCGCAGCGCAGCTTCGAGTGGAGCGGCGGCGAGCGCCTCGTCGAGCAGGCCGCGACCGGCGGCTCCGACGCGCTCAAGGACCTGGCGAAGGAGGCGGAGGCCGAGTTCGGCGTCGACGTCGCGGTCGTCAGCATGCTCGACGGCAGCAAGCTCTGGTACGCGATGAACACGGAGCTGCTGCCCGTGTCGATCCCGCGCGAGCTGACCTTCTGCGACGTCACCGTCGCCGCCGACGACGTGGTGGTCGTCGAGGACGCCCGCAAGGACGAGCGCTTCGCCGACAACCCGTACCTCGACCTGAACCACGGCTACTTCTACGCGGGGCACCCGATCCACTCGTCGACCGGCGAGACGATCGGCACGTTCTGCCTGCACAACACCCGTCCGCGCAAGGCCTCGTCGGTGTCGCCCGAGAAGCTGCGCGAGTTCGCGCTGCGGGCCGAGGCCGAGCTGCAGAGCTACGAGCCCGCGCCCGCGGCTCCCCAGCCGCTGACGCGACGGGCCCGCCGCGAGGCCGAGGAGCGCGCGGCGGCCGCGGCCGCAGGGTCGATCTCCTAG